The Vibrio metoecus sequence GCGCGAGTCAAGAGTCTCTGATTGCTCCCGATTTTGCTAACCGCCTAAAGAAAAACTTCAACAAGATTGGTAAATGGGCAAAACGCGAAGGCTTAGACTGTTTCCGCCTTTATGACGCAGACTTACCTGAATACAATGTGGCAATCGATGTTTATCAAGATCACCTCATGATTCAAGAATATGCGGCTCCGAAAGATATTCCGGAAGAAAAAGCGAAGCGTCGTCTAACCGATATCATCCGCGCTGCAATTCAAGTGTTAGACGTTGATGCAAACAATGTTGTACTTAAAGTCCGAGAGAGACAAAAGGGTACCTCTCAATACGAGAAGCTTGGACAACAAGCACAAACCATGCAGATTCATGAATATGGCGTAAAACTGATCGTCAATCTTTATGATTATCTCGATACCGGTTTGTTCTTAGATCATAAAATCACCCGTCGTCGTTTAGGGCAAATGGCCGAAGGGAAAGATTTCCTTAATCTGTTTTCTTATACAGGTTCTGCCACTGTCCATGCGGCTTGTGGGGGAGCAAAATCAACAACCACGGTTGATATGTCAAAAACCTACCTTGAGTGGGCAAAAGAAAACATGCAACTCAACGGTCAAGTAGGACGCCAGCATCAGTACATTCAAGCAGACTGCCTCCAATGGTTAGCCAATGCGCAAGGTCAATATGATCTTATCTTTATCGACCCTCCGACATTCTCTAATTCCAAACGCATGGAACAAACCTTTGATGTTCAGCGTGACCACGTCACTTTAATGACAAACCTCAAACGTCTGTTACGCCCTGAAGGTACGATTGTATTTTCTAACAATAAACGTCACTTCAAGATGGACTTGGAAGCGCTACAAAGCTTGGGGCTGAATGCGCAGAATATTTCGCACCAAACCTTGCCACTGGATTTTGAGCGTAATAAACAGATCCATAACTGCTGGTTGATCACCCATCAAAATTAAGGCATGAATGATAACTCTATATAGCACGGAAGGATGCCATCTCTGTGAGATGGCCTATGAGCTGCTTGAGCAATCGGGATTGGCTAAACAGCTCAAGATTATAGATATTGCGTTTGATGACCAACTGTTTTCTCGTTACGGGGTCACCATACCGGTTGTGGTTTACCAAGATAACGAACTGAATTGGCCTTTTAACTTACAAGAATTACTAGAGTGGTTACAGAATAATGGCATTAATTACCATCCATAACGGTCAACTTGCTTTTGGTGATCACCCATTACTGGATAGCGCGGATTTTGCGTTACAAGAAAATGAAAGGGTGTGTTTAGTCGGTCGTAATGGCGCTGGCAAATCTACACTCATGAAAGTGCTTGCCGGTGAAATTTTAATGGACGACGGCAAAATGCAAATCATGCAAGATGTCGTTGTATCGCGTTTAGAACAAGATCCACCTCGTAATCAAGCGGGAACCGTCTTTGACTATGTATCCGGCGGTCTACAAGGTATCGGTGAACAATTAAAGATCTATCAAGATCAATTAGATCTCGTAGCGACCGATCCAACCGAATCGAATATTAACAAACTTGCCCATATTCAGGAGCAACTTGAGGTTTCTGGTGCTTGGCGTTTTGAAGACAGAATTAAAAACGTATTGGGTTCATTAAAGTTAGATGGGCACACCAAACTCACAGACCTCTCGGGCGGCTGGCAGCGTAAAGCAGCACTAGCGCGTGCTCTAGCTTGTGATCCTGATGTGCTGCTTCTTGATGAACCAACAAACCATCTTGATGTCACCACCATTGAATGGCTAGAAGGATTCCTAAAAGATTTTCGTGGCTCTATCATCTTCATTTCTCACGACCGTGCTTTCATCAAATCCATGGCAACTCGAATTGTTGATTTAGATCGTGGCAAACTTAGCTCATTTCCTGGTGATTATGAAAACTACCTGAATGAGAAAGAAGAAATGCTGCGTGTTGAAGAACTACAAAATGCAGAATTTGATAAAAAGCTCGCCCAAGAAGAAGTCTGGATCCGTCAAGGGATTAAAGCCCGTAGAACTCGTAATGAAGGACGAGTGCGTGCATTAAAACGCCTTCGCCAAGAACGTAGTGAACGTCGTGAAGTGCAGGGCAAAGTTAACCTGCAAATTGATGATACTAACCGCTCAGGCAAAATTGTTTTTGAAGCCGAAAATCTTCACTACTCGATTGGTGGCAAAACGATTGTTGATGGTTTCAGCTTTAACATTATGCGCGGTGACCGAATTGCACTTATTGGTCCCAATGGCTGTGGTAAAAGTACGCTGTTGAAAATCCTGCTTGGCGATTTACAAGCCGACAACGGTAGATTGCACTGCGGAACTAAGCTAGAAGTCGCCTATTTCGATCAATATCGTGAACTGCTTGATCCTGAAAAAACCGTCATTGATAACCTCGCGGATGGAAAACAAGAAGTCATGGTGGGTGGGCGTCTTCGCCATGCATTAAGTTATCTTCAAGATTTCTTATTCTCACCAAAACGTGCACGAACCCCAGTAAAAGCACTCTCTGGCGGAGAAAAAAACCGTTTATTACTGGCGCGAATTTTACTTAAAGCCAACAACCTGTTGGTGCTTGATGAGCCAACCAACGATTTAGACATCGAAACTTTGGAACTTTTGGAAGAAATGCTTGCCAATTACCAAGGTACTTTATTGCTCGTCAGTCACGATCGTGAATTCGTAGATAACACTGTCACCTCCAGTTGGATTTTTGAAGGCGACGGCAAGATTGAAGAATTTGTCGGTGGCTATCACGATGCCCAGCAACAACGTGCCCAAGCTTTACAAAGCAGAGCTGCTGAAAATATCGTCAAAAAGGAAAAAGTGGTTGAGGAGTCTCCCAAATCCGCACCATCAAAAACTAAGCCGAAGAAGTTATCTTATAAACTGCAACGCGAACTTGAAGCTCTTCCACAAAAGTTAGAAGAGCTGGAAGTTGAGATCGCAGCGTTACAAGACATCGTCAATAATCCAGACTTTTTCAGTCAGCCTGTCGATAAAACACAACCCATTTTAGACAAGTTAACTGCAACAGAGCAGGAACTCGAAATTGCTTTTGAGCGTTGGGAAGAGCTTGAAGCGATGCAACAGGAAAGTGAATAGAAAACATGAGTCGTATTACTTTTAAACGTTCGATTTTAGCCAGCGCAGTATTGCTTGCTACCCAAACGGCCAACGCGGCACTCTACCAAGTAATGGAAGTGACACCAAGCACCGGGCAAAGCTACGGTAGTGCATGGGGTGTGGCGATTCAGCCAAGCACTGGTAACGATAGCTGTTTTAACAGTTCTACTGTCGGTGGCGTGAGCTGTCAAAACTTTGCTTTGGCTGGTGAGACTCGCATTGAAAAAGCCAGTACAGGTAAAGCTGTCGATGGTTTAAGTTACCGTGATGAAGTGGCTTTCGGAATTGATAATGCGTTCTTATATGTTCAAGAACTCAAGGATTTTGAAAGTTACTGCTACAACGAACTGCTGTATTCTACCTGTAATGAATGGGCTGAGCCACATTGGAATCGTTGGCAGGCAGAAATCAACGCATCACAAATTCCAAACTCAATCGCTTTTGTAGGTACTGGAACAACGGGAAATTCTATCGACGAGTCCCAAAACGTAGTCATCAATAGCCTAACTGATACCGCGCAACCTATCGGAATCAACGTGAAAGCTGGTGACGTGACAACGTATCGTCGAAACGCTGCAGCTATCACCGCTCGTAATACTGGCTCAGCGCCTAATTTCACCACGGGTTTTCTTTATACTCGAGCCTGGAAAACTGATGGTACTTATACCGTAGGCAGTGTATCTCGCCCTTTTAAAAGTGATGAAGGTGATTATTTCTCTTCAAAACCTGCGATCTGGAAAACTGATGGAACTGCCATTGAGCTTAACTGGCCAAGTAATACAGAAAACAAAAGTAACCGCCTAGCACAAGGCAGTATGCGTGACGTGGTTGTAGATGGAGATAAGTTATATGCTGTAGGTTATAACACCTACGATGCGGATAATAACTACATGCAAGCATCTGTTTTTCAACTCGATAGCCTAGCTAATTTTTCCAATACCGCTAATTGGACAACCAAAGCTGTTTCTGGTGCAGAGGCAAAAATTAGCGGCGATTATATTCATAGCAACTCGGTAGTTACTGATGTGAATAAAAATCTTGTTGCTTTAGGCGAGGCCAAACGTGCAGGTAGCCGACCTGAAAATGGAGCAGCGGGCAATCGTCTGTTTGTTATTAATGATGTTTCAGCAAGTGCACCAACAGCATCATTTTTAACTGGCGGTATTTTCTTTGCTGGGGCAGGTGGTAAAGCGGGTTCCATCAATAGTTACAACGAGATTGTTGGACAAGTTGATGCGGATAGCACTCGAGAAAACGACGGTAAGCCACGCCGTAAAAGAGGGTTCATTTACCCATACAACGCAAATGGCAGTGATGCGAATCGCATGGCTATTTTTGCGAAAAAAGCATGGTGGTTGGACGATTTAACCAATGATGGTTCAGTCACAGGCAATAACCAGTTCCGGATTATTGATGCCACGGATATTAATGATGCAGGGGTTATTTCTGCCACAGCACTAAAATGTGATGGTGGATACGATACAACCGCACACAACTCATTGTGTGGTGGTGGTAACCGTGAGGAAACCGTAGTAGCTGTGAAGTTAGTTCCAATTACGAATGCAACAAGCAACAATATTCAAACACGCCCAACCGAAGAGCAAGCCTCTGAACGTAAAGGGGGTAGCTTAGGTTTAGGGCTTCTAGTCGTGTTGGGATTGCTAGGGTTCCGTAGAAAATTGTAAATATTGTCAGGAAGGGCACAAGCTCACAGATTTGGGCTTGTGCCTTTTTTATTGCTTGTGAAACACGAAAAATTGATCGATTCTCTAATGGTGTGGTCATAAAAGATCCACACAACTTTAATAGTTGTACGTTATACCAAAGTTACCGTATGAGGACAGAACTATGAAGAGACAAAAGCGTGATCGCCTAGAAAGAGCTCAGTCACAAGGATATAAAGCCGGCCTAAATGGTCGATCCCATGATGAATGTCCCTATCAACAAACGGAAGTACGCTCTTATTGGTTAGGTGGTTGGCGTGATGCTAGAAACGATAAACTTTCTGGTCTCTGCAAATAATTTCCCATACAATATGAAGCTTTAATTAAAGCTTTTAAGCAAAGGAAAACAGCCCTTAAAGGGCTGTTATTCGTTTAGAAAAACATGAATTAGAATGCTGATGTATCTTGGAATAAACCTACTTTTAGATCTTTGGCGACGTAAATCTCTTTCCCATCAACCAGTACGCGACCATCAGCTAAGCCCATCACTAACTTACGATTAACGACACGCTTCATATTGATTTCATAGGTCACTTTTTTGGCTGTTGGTAAAATTTGTCCTGTGAACTTAACTTCACCAACACCAAGTGCTCGGCCTTTGCCTTTACCGCCAACCCAGCCTAAGAAGAAGCCGACAAGTTGCCACATTGCATCCAAACCTAGGCAACCAGGCATCACTGGATCACCAGGAAAATGGCAATCAAAGAACCACAAATCAGGCGTGATATCGAGTTCAGCCAAGATCAAGCCTTTACCAAATTCACCCTCTGTTTCTGACATCTTAGTAATACGATCCATCATCAACATATTGGGTGCAGGAAGTTGAGGATATCCCTCACCAAACAGCTTACCTTGGCTTGAAGCTAAAAGATCTTCTCTACTATACGAATCACGTTTGTTTTGCATTATTGATTACTCCATCTTTTGTTGGGTGCATGTTAGTGAACACGTGTACGCCAAACAACTCCGATCAGTGCCAGCCAAGCAAGTTTTTGATCCGTTCCACAATTCCGTGTGGCTGCACAAGTTTTTCAAAATTATCAATTCGTTCCGCTATTTTCGCTATTACACTATCTTCATCTTCACCACGGAAAGGTTTCCCCATTAAGAGAGGAATCACTTCGTCAACGGTTGAGACTGGCCAAATGTTAAATTCACCATTCTTAATGCTTTCTACTACGGATTTATGAAGAGACAAGTTTTTCAGATTCGAGCTAGGTAGAATGACGCCTTGTTCACCAGTTAATCCTTGATGGCAACACACTTGGTAAAAGCCTTCGATTTTTTCATTTAAACCGCCAACAGCTTGAACTCGACCAAACTGATCAACGGCACCGGTAACTGCAATTTGCTGATCTATCGGGTATTCAGACAATGCACTTACAAGCGAACATAGCTCAGCCAACGATGCGCTGTCGCCATCAACTTCACTATAGGATTGTTCAAAAACGATCGAGGCAGAAAAAGGTAAGGGACCATCAAGATTCAATGCACTACTCACAAAGGCTTGCATGATCATCATACCTTTAGCATGCAAGTTACCGCCGAGCTCTACTTTTCGTTCCACATCAGCAATGTCACCATCACCAAAGTGTATAACGCAAGAAATTCGTGCCGGTTCACCATAAGCCAGTGGATGTCCGGCGACTTCGATCACTGTCAAACCATTAACCTGACCCACTTGCTCACCTTGTGTTTCAATAATGACCTGACCATCAAGAATATCGTCTAATGCACGCTCAGGTAGGTAAGACTCTCGCAAATAGCGTTTATCTAAAGCCGTCTCAATATGCTCAGCTTCAATACGCTGATTTTGAGATTCCACGCGAGCTTCTTCTAAGAGAGCTCTATGCCACATGAGGCACAGTGGAGCATAGTGTTGATCTTCAGTAAAACGAGCACCTGCCGTCATTAATGATTTAATAGCAGAAACCTCTAATGGCGGTAAGCCATATTGAGCGCATAACCAAAGTAAGTATCCTAGGTAATATTCAATCGATTCCTCATCAATCTTCAAATCCATTTCAAGCTCAGAAAACAGACATAAGCCAGAGTGGATATCCGCATCCAGAAAATCAATATCGCCCAATTGGGTACGATCGCCAACCACAATCAACTTTACATCATAACTTTGAGTTTGAGAGATAGGAGTAGGAGATCGCGGGTCACAATTGATAGGGGAGACAGGTTCCCCTAAAACCGCAGCCTTTAAAGTTGGCCAAGCTCTTGCATTAGCTAAAATTAAATTAGCAGAAACAATTAAAAAGCCACCATTCGCCCGCTCAAGGCATCCCGCAACCTGTTGAGTGATGCCACCATGTTCAATCTTAATTTGTCCCAAAATATCCGAAATATCTAATGTTTCGGTGGTCACAACTGGTACATCATGGCTCTCATTTAACAAAGCATTTCTAAAATATGACCGATATATGGAGTTATCAGGTGCATTAATCAATAAAATTCGACTAAAACCATCAAGATGGAAAAACTGGTCAAACGCACTGGCCAAACGAGGCTGGATATCTATCAGTGAATTGGGAGCTAGGTTAGGGTAGTTTTCAAGGACTTTGTTAAACTGCTCAAATTGAGGCGTTACACTGCGCCAGATGCTTTCGGTCATGAGATATCGAACTGATTGAAAAGAGCCAAATTATATAGAAAAAGCCCCGCAGCGAACAGCACTACTCAACAATGATCTTGCTCGCTTTTTTAACGATGATAATTGAAAGCCACCCTATACTGGGTTACGCTGTCACTGTACAACAATGGACAATGACCGAAGATGAAATATCAACAACTTGAAAATTTAGAATGTGGTTGGAAATGGCAGTATCTCATCAACAAATGGAAGGATGGGGAAGCGATCACACATTATATCGATCGAAGTGAAATTGAGTCTGCGGTACAAAAACTCAAAATGCTTGAACATGATCCCACACAGGTCTTAGTGTGGATTGACGAACATATGTCTCCAGAGCTCGACAACAAGCTTAAACAAGCAATTAGGGCTAAACGTAAGCGTCACTTTAATGCAGAACAAATTCATACTCGTAAGAAATCTATCGATTTAGATTATAGAGTGTGGGAGAAGTTATCTCATAAAGCCAATGAATTAGGTTGTACATTATCTGATGCCATTGAGTATTTGCTTAGTGAAGCTTCGAGAAGTGAAAAAGCCAGTAAAACGGTAAATAGTCTGAAAGAAGATCTTA is a genomic window containing:
- a CDS encoding glutaredoxin family protein — translated: MITLYSTEGCHLCEMAYELLEQSGLAKQLKIIDIAFDDQLFSRYGVTIPVVVYQDNELNWPFNLQELLEWLQNNGINYHP
- the matP gene encoding macrodomain Ter protein MatP produces the protein MKYQQLENLECGWKWQYLINKWKDGEAITHYIDRSEIESAVQKLKMLEHDPTQVLVWIDEHMSPELDNKLKQAIRAKRKRHFNAEQIHTRKKSIDLDYRVWEKLSHKANELGCTLSDAIEYLLSEASRSEKASKTVNSLKEDLNRLLSE
- a CDS encoding S16 family serine protease encodes the protein MTESIWRSVTPQFEQFNKVLENYPNLAPNSLIDIQPRLASAFDQFFHLDGFSRILLINAPDNSIYRSYFRNALLNESHDVPVVTTETLDISDILGQIKIEHGGITQQVAGCLERANGGFLIVSANLILANARAWPTLKAAVLGEPVSPINCDPRSPTPISQTQSYDVKLIVVGDRTQLGDIDFLDADIHSGLCLFSELEMDLKIDEESIEYYLGYLLWLCAQYGLPPLEVSAIKSLMTAGARFTEDQHYAPLCLMWHRALLEEARVESQNQRIEAEHIETALDKRYLRESYLPERALDDILDGQVIIETQGEQVGQVNGLTVIEVAGHPLAYGEPARISCVIHFGDGDIADVERKVELGGNLHAKGMMIMQAFVSSALNLDGPLPFSASIVFEQSYSEVDGDSASLAELCSLVSALSEYPIDQQIAVTGAVDQFGRVQAVGGLNEKIEGFYQVCCHQGLTGEQGVILPSSNLKNLSLHKSVVESIKNGEFNIWPVSTVDEVIPLLMGKPFRGEDEDSVIAKIAERIDNFEKLVQPHGIVERIKNLLGWH
- a CDS encoding ABC transporter ATP-binding protein codes for the protein MALITIHNGQLAFGDHPLLDSADFALQENERVCLVGRNGAGKSTLMKVLAGEILMDDGKMQIMQDVVVSRLEQDPPRNQAGTVFDYVSGGLQGIGEQLKIYQDQLDLVATDPTESNINKLAHIQEQLEVSGAWRFEDRIKNVLGSLKLDGHTKLTDLSGGWQRKAALARALACDPDVLLLDEPTNHLDVTTIEWLEGFLKDFRGSIIFISHDRAFIKSMATRIVDLDRGKLSSFPGDYENYLNEKEEMLRVEELQNAEFDKKLAQEEVWIRQGIKARRTRNEGRVRALKRLRQERSERREVQGKVNLQIDDTNRSGKIVFEAENLHYSIGGKTIVDGFSFNIMRGDRIALIGPNGCGKSTLLKILLGDLQADNGRLHCGTKLEVAYFDQYRELLDPEKTVIDNLADGKQEVMVGGRLRHALSYLQDFLFSPKRARTPVKALSGGEKNRLLLARILLKANNLLVLDEPTNDLDIETLELLEEMLANYQGTLLLVSHDREFVDNTVTSSWIFEGDGKIEEFVGGYHDAQQQRAQALQSRAAENIVKKEKVVEESPKSAPSKTKPKKLSYKLQRELEALPQKLEELEVEIAALQDIVNNPDFFSQPVDKTQPILDKLTATEQELEIAFERWEELEAMQQESE
- the rmf gene encoding ribosome modulation factor, which encodes MKRQKRDRLERAQSQGYKAGLNGRSHDECPYQQTEVRSYWLGGWRDARNDKLSGLCK
- a CDS encoding DUF3466 family protein, producing MSRITFKRSILASAVLLATQTANAALYQVMEVTPSTGQSYGSAWGVAIQPSTGNDSCFNSSTVGGVSCQNFALAGETRIEKASTGKAVDGLSYRDEVAFGIDNAFLYVQELKDFESYCYNELLYSTCNEWAEPHWNRWQAEINASQIPNSIAFVGTGTTGNSIDESQNVVINSLTDTAQPIGINVKAGDVTTYRRNAAAITARNTGSAPNFTTGFLYTRAWKTDGTYTVGSVSRPFKSDEGDYFSSKPAIWKTDGTAIELNWPSNTENKSNRLAQGSMRDVVVDGDKLYAVGYNTYDADNNYMQASVFQLDSLANFSNTANWTTKAVSGAEAKISGDYIHSNSVVTDVNKNLVALGEAKRAGSRPENGAAGNRLFVINDVSASAPTASFLTGGIFFAGAGGKAGSINSYNEIVGQVDADSTRENDGKPRRKRGFIYPYNANGSDANRMAIFAKKAWWLDDLTNDGSVTGNNQFRIIDATDINDAGVISATALKCDGGYDTTAHNSLCGGGNREETVVAVKLVPITNATSNNIQTRPTEEQASERKGGSLGLGLLVVLGLLGFRRKL
- the fabA gene encoding bifunctional 3-hydroxydecanoyl-ACP dehydratase/trans-2-decenoyl-ACP isomerase, producing MQNKRDSYSREDLLASSQGKLFGEGYPQLPAPNMLMMDRITKMSETEGEFGKGLILAELDITPDLWFFDCHFPGDPVMPGCLGLDAMWQLVGFFLGWVGGKGKGRALGVGEVKFTGQILPTAKKVTYEINMKRVVNRKLVMGLADGRVLVDGKEIYVAKDLKVGLFQDTSAF